From Nitrospirota bacterium:
CTGCCGCATAGAGTCTTAAATATTTCGAGTTTATGCAGGGAATTAAGAAAAATGAATCAACCTATTTCTTCATTTCAATATAATCATGTAAAAAAAGGTTGATTCCCTGCCTGTTTCACTATTTATGGCTGTAAACCCAATACGATTGACCTTTCTGTTCAGTTTTTCCGTGATTTTAGCTGCAACCGTTCCTTTTTCTTTATCAACTTCAGGTCTTATCCATCCAAGCTCGGAGACATAAACACCCAGGTTTTTATAAGTGCCATGATTTATTATCCTTCCCTCTATCCTGTCCGGGGGATTTTCTTCAAGTATCCCGTAAGGTGGATATACTTTGTCTACATTGAGTGGCTCCGTCAATAAGAATTCCCTGAACTTATCCATCTTTGCCCAGCTTCCTACTGAGGCATACCTGGGCAGCTGGTAAATATCAGTAAAAACCCCTGTGCTTGCCGGGTCCTGTGTGAATGAGGCAGTGTAGCCGTGTTTTTTTAACAGTTTCACAAATTCCTGATTATACTCTCCATAGGGGAATGCATAGAATTCGGGCCGGATACCAAGGATTTTCTTAAAGCGTTCCTGGCTTCTTAAAAGATCATCTTCGAGCAGTTTCAGGTATTCCCTGCGGGACATACCCTCGGGCCACCGGGCGAGCCTTTGGTGGGAATAGGAATGATTACCAAAAGTTGCCTTTTTGTATTTCATTATGTCCAGGATATCTTCAGATGTCATGAAATCAGGGTATCTATCCAAGGCTTCCATATATAAGAAGACTGTAAAGGGGAACCCGTATTTTTTTAACAGGGGGAATGCGTGTGTATACACGGACTTGTAGCCATCATCAATTGTTATGACAACAGTTTTTGGAGGTATATCAGCCTTGTCCCTGATAAGTGCAATGAGCTTGGCAAGGCTTACAACATTGTAGTGGTTATTTTTCAGATAAAGGAGTTGAGCCTCAAACTCTTCTGTGGCAATAGAGGTGCTCGGGCTTTTTGGTTCATCGAACTTATGATAAACAAACGCAGTGGCATAGCCTGTTTCTTCTGCCGCAGAGCAGGGGCTAATAAATAAAAGCAGGATCAATACGACAGGTATCGTAAACCTCAAGATTCGTGCTCCGTATTATATTATTAAGCCGCCTTACATACTCCTCTCTAAGTATGGAGTAATTATCAAGGTATTTGATAAGCTTTAATGAATGGGATGTATCTGTTCTCTGTTTCCTGAAGTCCTCATATGCCCAACTGACATTGATGTTGAATAGGTAGTCCTCAACTGCCTGGAGCGTAGATTCATACTTCGAGAGCCTTGCCTCTGATCCTGTAGCCTTTATTCCGGGGTTATTACCAAATGTCCAGGTACCAAAGATATTGTTTCCCTCGGCAAAGAACCTGGAACTTCCCCATCCGCTCTCAATAGCGGCTTGGGCAAGAATTATGCTGGGCGGATGGGTATTGAGACGGGAAAGAAGTTCATCAATCTTATCCGTCCGGTATTTTTCTGATAAGTCACTCAGCAAAGACAACTCGTTATCCTTTAATGCTATGCCCCTGGAGACCTTTTTCTCAATTTGCAGGAGTTCTCTCCTCTCTTTTTCTATGTCGTTTTTGGCAATAAGGATAGAGGGAAGTACTATCTTGATAAAAGCCTCTTTTCTTTCATCTGCAGTAAGCCCCTCAAGAGAGATAACAGATTTGTAAACTACAGGCTTTACTGCATTACAATCGAATTTTATCGCCTGCAGATCATCTATAGATGCCATATCCTTGTAGATGATCTCTATATTACTGCCATGTGTGCGAAGAACTTCCTTGCCGGAGAGCAGCAATACGGAAAAGGCAATCAGGGAGACGGTTACGGTAAGAAACCCTTTCATTATCTCAAAATACCTCTGTTATATTCAGCTTCATTAGTAATTATACCATATTTTGTAAAATACGTTAGCTTTATGGTTAAATAAAAATCCAATGGATTTTATATCTTGAAGTACAGGAGACTTTTGAGATGAAGAGGTATTTTGGTCGATATGGTGGAAGGTTCGTTCCGGAAACCCTGATTCCGGCACTTGAGGAGCTGGATGGGGCCTTTGGGAAGGTAACAAAGGAAAAGGGGTTTAAGGAGGAGTTTGGCAGTCTGCTCAGGGACTATGTTGGCCGGCCTACCCCTCTGTACTTTGCGTCGAGGCTGACCAGTTATCTTGGTGGTGCAAGGATATACCTGAAAAGAGAAGACCTTACCCATACAGGTGCCCATAAGATAAACAATGCTCTTGGTCAGGCTCTTCTTGCCAAGCGGATGGGAAAAGAGAGACTTATTGCCGAGACCGGGGCAGGTCAGCATGGCGTGGCCACCGCAACCGGGGCTGCACTGGTTGGGCTGAAGTGTGAAATCTATATGGGCTCTGAGGATATGGAGCGTCAGGCCCTTAATGTATTCAGGATGAGACTTCTCGGTGCAGATGTTTCAGAGGTTTCCCTAGGCTCAAGAACACTGAAAGACGCAATAAATGAGGCTTTACGGGACTGGACAACCAATGTAAGGACAACCCATTATATCCTGGGAACGGTTTTTGGTCCGCACCCATACCCTACAATGGTCAGGAAATTCCAGTCTGTTATAGGCATGGAGGCAAGGAGACAGATATTGAAGGCAGAGGGCAGGTTGCCGGATTACCTGATTGCCTGTGTTGGCGGAGGCAGTAATGCTCTGGGGCTTTTCCATGCCTTTCTCAGGGATGACGTGCGGATGATTGGGGTTGAGGCAGGAGGAAAGGGGATAGAGAGCGGGCTCCATGCTGCAAGGTTTGCAGGCGGTTCAGTTGGGGTTTTTCAGGGATGCAAGAGCTATCTCCTTCAGGATGAGGATGGGAATGTGCTTGGCACGCATTCTGTTTCTGCCGGACTGGATTATGCATCAGTCGGCCCTGAACACGCATTTCTCAAGGATGCAGGAAGGGCTGAATACACGTATGCAACAGACGTTGAAGCGCTTGAGGCCTTTGAAGTGCTCTCAAAGACCGAGGGGATTATTCCTGCCCTTGAGTCTGCTCATGCCCTTGCAGAGGTGATGAAGCTTGCCCCTATACTCTCTAAAAACAGGGTTGTAGTTGTTAACCTCTCAGGAAGAGGTGACAAGGATGTTGAACATGTTGCAAAAATCAAAGGGGCAATAAAACGATAATCCGTGATATTTATCCCGTCCGGACAGGGGGTAGGTGTTTTAAGCCGGGGTGACCCTTATGAAATATCGTTCTATGTCTGTCAGAGGCAGCTTCAGGGCAATGGTTTCTATATTAAAATTCTTGATTCTGCTTCCAAGTCTGGTTTGAGCCTCTTTTATCTCTTCA
This genomic window contains:
- a CDS encoding polysaccharide deacetylase family protein encodes the protein MRFTIPVVLILLLFISPCSAAEETGYATAFVYHKFDEPKSPSTSIATEEFEAQLLYLKNNHYNVVSLAKLIALIRDKADIPPKTVVITIDDGYKSVYTHAFPLLKKYGFPFTVFLYMEALDRYPDFMTSEDILDIMKYKKATFGNHSYSHQRLARWPEGMSRREYLKLLEDDLLRSQERFKKILGIRPEFYAFPYGEYNQEFVKLLKKHGYTASFTQDPASTGVFTDIYQLPRYASVGSWAKMDKFREFLLTEPLNVDKVYPPYGILEENPPDRIEGRIINHGTYKNLGVYVSELGWIRPEVDKEKGTVAAKITEKLNRKVNRIGFTAINSETGRESTFFYMIILK
- a CDS encoding glucosaminidase domain-containing protein; protein product: MKGFLTVTVSLIAFSVLLLSGKEVLRTHGSNIEIIYKDMASIDDLQAIKFDCNAVKPVVYKSVISLEGLTADERKEAFIKIVLPSILIAKNDIEKERRELLQIEKKVSRGIALKDNELSLLSDLSEKYRTDKIDELLSRLNTHPPSIILAQAAIESGWGSSRFFAEGNNIFGTWTFGNNPGIKATGSEARLSKYESTLQAVEDYLFNINVSWAYEDFRKQRTDTSHSLKLIKYLDNYSILREEYVRRLNNIIRSTNLEVYDTCRIDPAFIY
- the trpB gene encoding tryptophan synthase subunit beta; translated protein: MKRYFGRYGGRFVPETLIPALEELDGAFGKVTKEKGFKEEFGSLLRDYVGRPTPLYFASRLTSYLGGARIYLKREDLTHTGAHKINNALGQALLAKRMGKERLIAETGAGQHGVATATGAALVGLKCEIYMGSEDMERQALNVFRMRLLGADVSEVSLGSRTLKDAINEALRDWTTNVRTTHYILGTVFGPHPYPTMVRKFQSVIGMEARRQILKAEGRLPDYLIACVGGGSNALGLFHAFLRDDVRMIGVEAGGKGIESGLHAARFAGGSVGVFQGCKSYLLQDEDGNVLGTHSVSAGLDYASVGPEHAFLKDAGRAEYTYATDVEALEAFEVLSKTEGIIPALESAHALAEVMKLAPILSKNRVVVVNLSGRGDKDVEHVAKIKGAIKR